The following coding sequences are from one Sesamum indicum cultivar Zhongzhi No. 13 linkage group LG11, S_indicum_v1.0, whole genome shotgun sequence window:
- the LOC105173765 gene encoding beta-glucosidase 12-like isoform X1, whose translation MAIRPGHITLKVVILLVCSSFASTRLGLTFDDLPPINRSNFPLDFIFGAGSSAYQYEGAAFEGGRGTSIWDTYTHNFPGEISDGSNGDVADNFYYLYKDDIKLMKYIGLDAFRMSISWSRILPRGKLSRGVNKEGIDFYNNVLNELIANGITPFVTLFHWDLPQALEDEYTGFLSPLIINDFRDFAELCFKKFGDRVKHWITINEPHSYASCGYDGGFVDNMAPGRCSSRAICSQGDSATEPYIAAHHLLLSHATAAKLYKKKYQPIQRGEIGITLSTIWMVPYSSSELDVKAAQRALDFKYGWFIHPLVYGEYPQIMQLLVGSRLPKFTNKQIEMLKGSFDFLGLNYYTGNYAADIAVRSGNVSSTADSMVRLSTDDINGVPIGEPTGTMFLVYPKGLYDLLLYTKKKYKNPTIYITETGFSALKDGNIEHAVKDLQRINFYNSHFWVVREAIKKCVKVKGLFAWSFLDTFEWTTGYDIGFGFFYVDFKNGLRRIPKQSVVWFKNFLNKSEGGVFS comes from the exons ATGGCAATTAGACCAGGTCATATCACTCTAAAAGTTGTGATATTGCTGGTTTGCTCGTCATTTGCAAGCACAAGGCTTGGATTAACATTTGATGATCTGCCGCCTATCAACCGCAGCAACTTCCCGTTGGACTTCATATTCGGAGCTGGTTCATCTGCCTATCAA TATGAGGGGGCTGCATTTGAAGGTGGAAGAGGAACAAGTATATGGGACACTTACACCCACAACTTTCCAG GTGAAATATCCGATGGGAGCAATGGCGATGTGGCTGACAACTTCTATTATCTATATAAg GATGACATAAAACTGATGAAGTATATAGGATTGGATGCCTTTAGAATGTCCATATCCTGGTCACGAATATTACCTC GTGGGAAGCTAAGCAGGGGAGTGAACAAGGAAGGGATTGACTTTTACAACAATGTCCTCAATGAGCTCATCGCAAATg GTATAACACCGTTTGTGACTCTGTTTCATTGGGATCTTCCTCAAGCGCTAGAGGATGAATATACAGGATTTTTAAGTCCTCTCATTAT TAACGACTTTAGAGATTTTGCGGAGCtttgctttaaaaaatttggtgatCGTGTTAAGCATTGGATCACAATTAACGAACCACATTCTTACGCTAGTTGTGGCTATGATGGAGGCTTTGTCGATAACATGGCACCTGGGAGGTGCTCCTCTAGGGCAATTTGTTCGCAGGGGGATTCAGCAACTGAGCCTTATATCGCCGCTCATCATCTACTCCTATCCCATGCAACAGCAGCCAAATTGTACAAGAAGAAATATCag CCGATTCAAAGAGGAGAAATAGGAATAACACTAAGCACTATTTGGATGGTTCCATATTCAAGCAGCGAACTCGACGTTAAAGCAGCACAACGAGCTCTTGATTTTAAGTACGGATG GTTCATCCACCCATTAGTTTATGGAGAATATCCACAAATCATGCAACTCCTTGTGGGAAGTCGACTGCCAAAATTCACCAACAAGCAAATTGAGATGCTTAAAGGATCCTTTGATTTCTTAGGACTAAATTATTACACTGGGAACTATGCTGCTGATATTGCTGTTCGCAGTGGAAACGTTAGCAGCACAGCAGATAGTATGGTCCGTCTTTCAA CGGATGATATCAATGGTGTGCCCATCGGGGAACCT ACTGGAACCATGTTCCTTGTGTACCCCAAAGGACTCTATGATCTTCTACTCTAtaccaaaaagaaatacaagaatCCAACCATTTATATCACAGAAACCG GTTTTTCTGCTCTCAAAGATGGAAATATTGAACATGCTGTCAAAGATCTCCAGAGAATTAATTTCTACAATAGTCATTTTTGGGTTGTTCGGGAAGCAATTAA GAAATGTGTGAAGGTGAAGGGCTTATTTGCATGGTCATTTTTGGACACTTTTGAATGGACAACTGGTTATGACATCGGATTCGGATTTTTCTACGTGGATTTCAAGAATGGTCTTCGAAGAATTCCCAAACAATCAGTTGTTTGGTTCAAAAATTTCCTCAATAAAAGTGAAGGAGGTGTATTCAGTTAA
- the LOC105173764 gene encoding uncharacterized protein LOC105173764, whose protein sequence is MEEKIPEDDLSMRLQGNENPSMSLVSAQFNGNNYMTWARSVKIGLGAKQKLGYINGSYAKPTEDKEAIERWQRNDYMVVSWILSSMSKEIAEAFLYTNSAKDLWTDLETRFGESNGPLLYQLQRKITSITQKSSTIAVYFTKLKKLWDELGSLDPLPVCTCGASKRMSEKIASQQLIQFLMGLGDTYKHVKNQIILIDPLPTAAKACSMVHRIEKQMQVNSEISEVEREGVMAVQVTEIKGKGNVKINSKKGTTLDKKHLQCEHCKKRGHLEEGCFELVG, encoded by the coding sequence atggAAGAGAAAATCCCTGAAGATGACTTGAGCATGAGACTGCAGGGAAATGAAAACCCAAGCATGTCCCTCGTATCTGCGCAATTCAATGGAAACAATTACATGACTTGGGCAAGATCCGTCAAGATAGGACTCGGAGCCAAACAAAAATTGGGCTATATTAACGGATCCTATGCAAAACCCACTGAAGACAAAGAAGCCATCGAGCGGTGGCAAAGAAACGACTACATGGTAGTCTCATGGATACTAAGCTCCATGTCAAAGGAGATTGCAGAGGCGTTCCTGTATACCAACTCTGCTAAAGACTTATGGACAGACCTCGAAACGCGGTTTGGTGAGAGCAATGGCCCCCTTCTTTATCAACTTCAAAGGAAGATCACCTCCATTACCCAGAAAAGTTCTACTATTGCTGTCTATTTTACAAAACTCAAAAAACTTTGGGACGAATTAGGATCTTTGGATCCTTTGCCTGTATGCACGTGTGGAGCGAGCAAAAGGATGTCAGAGAAAATCGCCTCCCAACAACTGATACAGTTCCTTATGGGACTAGGTGACACATATAAACATGTGAAGAACCAGATAATTCTGATAGACCCACTACCTACAGCTGCTAAAGCTTGCTCCATGGTGCACAGAATTGAGAAACAAATGCAAGTAAATTCTGAAATTTCTGAAGTTGAACGAGAAGGAGTTATGGCTGTACAAGTTACTGAGATCAAAGGGAAAGGAAATGTGAAGATAAATTCCAAGAAAGGGACAACACTTGATAAGAAGCACTTGCAATGTGAACACTGCAAGAAAAGGGGACATCTTGAAGAAGGTTGCTTTGAGCTTGTGGGATAA
- the LOC105173765 gene encoding furcatin hydrolase-like isoform X2 gives MAIRPGHITLKVVILLVCSSFASTRLGLTFDDLPPINRSNFPLDFIFGAGSSAYQYEGAAFEGGRGTSIWDTYTHNFPGEISDGSNGDVADNFYYLYKDDIKLMKYIGLDAFRMSISWSRILPRGKLSRGVNKEGIDFYNNVLNELIANGITPFVTLFHWDLPQALEDEYTGFLSPLIICGYDGGFVDNMAPGRCSSRAICSQGDSATEPYIAAHHLLLSHATAAKLYKKKYQPIQRGEIGITLSTIWMVPYSSSELDVKAAQRALDFKYGWFIHPLVYGEYPQIMQLLVGSRLPKFTNKQIEMLKGSFDFLGLNYYTGNYAADIAVRSGNVSSTADSMVRLSTDDINGVPIGEPTGTMFLVYPKGLYDLLLYTKKKYKNPTIYITETGFSALKDGNIEHAVKDLQRINFYNSHFWVVREAIKKCVKVKGLFAWSFLDTFEWTTGYDIGFGFFYVDFKNGLRRIPKQSVVWFKNFLNKSEGGVFS, from the exons ATGGCAATTAGACCAGGTCATATCACTCTAAAAGTTGTGATATTGCTGGTTTGCTCGTCATTTGCAAGCACAAGGCTTGGATTAACATTTGATGATCTGCCGCCTATCAACCGCAGCAACTTCCCGTTGGACTTCATATTCGGAGCTGGTTCATCTGCCTATCAA TATGAGGGGGCTGCATTTGAAGGTGGAAGAGGAACAAGTATATGGGACACTTACACCCACAACTTTCCAG GTGAAATATCCGATGGGAGCAATGGCGATGTGGCTGACAACTTCTATTATCTATATAAg GATGACATAAAACTGATGAAGTATATAGGATTGGATGCCTTTAGAATGTCCATATCCTGGTCACGAATATTACCTC GTGGGAAGCTAAGCAGGGGAGTGAACAAGGAAGGGATTGACTTTTACAACAATGTCCTCAATGAGCTCATCGCAAATg GTATAACACCGTTTGTGACTCTGTTTCATTGGGATCTTCCTCAAGCGCTAGAGGATGAATATACAGGATTTTTAAGTCCTCTCATTAT TTGTGGCTATGATGGAGGCTTTGTCGATAACATGGCACCTGGGAGGTGCTCCTCTAGGGCAATTTGTTCGCAGGGGGATTCAGCAACTGAGCCTTATATCGCCGCTCATCATCTACTCCTATCCCATGCAACAGCAGCCAAATTGTACAAGAAGAAATATCag CCGATTCAAAGAGGAGAAATAGGAATAACACTAAGCACTATTTGGATGGTTCCATATTCAAGCAGCGAACTCGACGTTAAAGCAGCACAACGAGCTCTTGATTTTAAGTACGGATG GTTCATCCACCCATTAGTTTATGGAGAATATCCACAAATCATGCAACTCCTTGTGGGAAGTCGACTGCCAAAATTCACCAACAAGCAAATTGAGATGCTTAAAGGATCCTTTGATTTCTTAGGACTAAATTATTACACTGGGAACTATGCTGCTGATATTGCTGTTCGCAGTGGAAACGTTAGCAGCACAGCAGATAGTATGGTCCGTCTTTCAA CGGATGATATCAATGGTGTGCCCATCGGGGAACCT ACTGGAACCATGTTCCTTGTGTACCCCAAAGGACTCTATGATCTTCTACTCTAtaccaaaaagaaatacaagaatCCAACCATTTATATCACAGAAACCG GTTTTTCTGCTCTCAAAGATGGAAATATTGAACATGCTGTCAAAGATCTCCAGAGAATTAATTTCTACAATAGTCATTTTTGGGTTGTTCGGGAAGCAATTAA GAAATGTGTGAAGGTGAAGGGCTTATTTGCATGGTCATTTTTGGACACTTTTGAATGGACAACTGGTTATGACATCGGATTCGGATTTTTCTACGTGGATTTCAAGAATGGTCTTCGAAGAATTCCCAAACAATCAGTTGTTTGGTTCAAAAATTTCCTCAATAAAAGTGAAGGAGGTGTATTCAGTTAA